The following are encoded together in the Methanosarcina flavescens genome:
- a CDS encoding CBS domain-containing protein, whose translation MNVSEIMSEEPVSIKEEDFVTHARQLMRNHLLRSLVVIDEENRLVGMLNDQDILRVTSTRSNITVGGYASQSPTITPDMDIMKAAKLMVESKQNRVPVVKSTTDRTVIGILSSVDILRNVEVPKNVPRTLEAIMTKKVKTCSPEDKVNTVWGHMLETDYTGIPVVSKKGEPIGMITRRDIIKSGAVRIEVEDERRTRPNDSPKVERVMSTPTYTLSENDSVQSAIEMIVRYDIGRVTIVNEKGRVSGIVDRQDLLESIVNVWPEKLLDNRF comes from the coding sequence ATGAACGTTAGCGAGATTATGTCAGAAGAGCCTGTGAGCATCAAAGAGGAGGACTTTGTTACTCATGCCCGTCAGCTGATGCGAAACCACCTTCTTCGAAGCCTCGTTGTTATTGACGAAGAGAACAGGCTTGTTGGAATGTTGAACGACCAGGATATCTTGAGGGTTACATCTACACGCTCAAATATCACAGTAGGGGGGTATGCAAGCCAGTCTCCTACAATCACCCCAGATATGGATATCATGAAGGCTGCAAAGTTAATGGTAGAATCAAAGCAAAATAGAGTTCCGGTTGTTAAGTCAACTACGGACCGCACCGTTATTGGAATTCTCAGCAGTGTGGATATTCTTAGAAATGTGGAAGTCCCAAAAAATGTTCCCAGGACACTGGAGGCTATAATGACAAAAAAAGTCAAAACCTGTTCGCCAGAGGACAAAGTTAACACGGTTTGGGGGCATATGCTTGAGACAGATTATACGGGTATTCCTGTTGTCTCAAAGAAGGGCGAGCCCATTGGAATGATAACCAGAAGGGACATAATCAAATCAGGTGCAGTCCGTATTGAAGTTGAAGACGAAAGACGTACAAGGCCTAATGACAGCCCGAAAGTTGAGAGGGTAATGTCAACTCCTACCTATACACTTTCTGAAAATGACTCAGTCCAGAGTGCAATTGAGATGATTGTTCGCTATGATATCGGAAGAGTTACCATAGTAAATGAAAAGGGTAGAGTTTCCGGAATCGTTGATAGACAGGATCTTCTGGAATCTATTGTCAATGTATGGCCCGAAAAACTCCTCGATAATCGCTTTTGA